GGCGACGGCACTGATGCCGTGGTCCATGCGGCGGACCCATGGCACGATGCGGCCGTAGTCGAAGCGCAGGCGTAGTTCCCCCTGCATGGGAACGCTGCCTTTCAGGCCCTCCACGATGCGCACCATGTCCACCGAATCGTCCCGGGCCGGCATGAAGTCCGTGACCCTGACACTTCCCTCGGCAGTGTCCCATTCCGTTTCCAGGATCAGCGTGCCGGGCCGGTAGCGCCGGCGGGTGCAGTTGCCGGCGCCCGCCGGGGCCAACAGCCAGCGTCCCGCTTCAGGGGTGTCCAGCAGCGCCGCGAAGCAGGCCGGTGAGTCGAAGTTGGGCAGGCACATCCAGTCGACGGACCCGTTGCGGGCCACCAGGGCCGCGGTGTGCAGGTCGCCGATGATCGCGTAATCTTCGATTCCTGTCATCTGTCCCTCCAAATGTCGTGACTTACGCCAAAACCGCCAGGACGGCCGTCAAGTAGTCAAGTAACAGAAAGTCCCAGCCCGCCATCTACCCGCCCACCTGGTCCACCGTGAAGGCGGCGAGGAAACCCGCGGCGGTGATCAGCCCAGTGAGCAGATGATGTTCTTCGAAGGCTTCGGGAATCATCGTGTCGGCGAGCATGGCCAGGATGGCTCCGGCCGCTACGGCGGTAATGAAGGCGACCACTTCTTCGGGTGCGCCCTGCAAGGCCAGGAATCCGAGCAGCGCAGCAAGCCCGGAGAGCACGGCAATGCCGCCCCACACACCGAACACATACCCACCCCCGCGTCCGGCCCTTTTCATCCCCGCAGTGCTGGACAGGCCCTCCGGGACGTTAGAGATGAAGACGGCGGCCAGCATTGCAGGGCTAACGGCTCCCGCGGTCACCAGGCCGACGCCCAGGACCACCGACTCGGGTATGCCGTCCAGCAGCGCCCCTATGGCGATGGCCGTCCCGCTGCCGGGTTGCTCTTGTTCCGATGGCTGCTTGCCGCCGGAGCGTTTACGATGCTTGGCACCTCTACTGGCGAGCAGGGAATTGGCGGCGACATAGAGGCCGGCGCCGGTGGCGAACCCGCCGATGGTCGGCCATAGACCGCCGCCGTTCACGGCCTCCTCGACCAGTTGGAAGGACAGTGCGGAGATCAGGACTCCGGCGCCGAAGGACATGACGGAGGACACCACTTTTGGCGGAATCTTCCACTTCCACGCCAGCGCGCATCCGACTACCAGTGCGCCGCCGGCAATGGTGCCCCACATCCATGCCTGCAACCACTCCGGCATCAGGCACCCCCCGCCGTCGCCTGCCGCCTCCGCCGCCGGGCAGTCACCGCCCGGACCACCGCAATGCCCACGAGGACGGCCGCACTTGCCGCTGCCACGGCCAGCATCTGCCGCGCCGTGCGGGTGCTTTCCATCACTGCCCGGGCGTCCGGGCCCGGCTCGGATGTTCTCCCGGTGACCTCACTGTCATCCAGCTCCCAGGCGGAGGCTGGAGGAAAGGTCCCGGCGGGCAGCTTTTCGTTCCGCAGTTCCCGCCGCGAGGCCAGGCGCTCCCGGACTTCGGGATTCGGTGCCGTCACGGCCGTGTCTGCTGCCAGGGCGGCGGGGAGGTCGATGATGTAGGGCTCGCCATAGAAGGCCGCGGAAGCCACCGCGTCCAGCCACGTATTGGTGGGGGCAGTGACGCCGCTCCGCGAGAACCCGGATTCCAGCATGTCCCGGATGTCGGGCAGGCTCCTGCCCTCGGCTTCCCGCGTGACCTCGAAAATTACTGACTGCAGCAGCACTTTCTCTTTCGCGCCGTGGTCCTGGGCGCTGGGGTCCTGGCCTGTGGGGTCGGGGTCAAGCGGTTTGGCGCCGGCCGGGTTCACGCTGTCTGGGGTGGTGCTCATGGGCTTCCTTTCAGTCCTTGCTGTTGTCCATGGCTTCCTGATTCTCACCGGACCCGGTAGTGGCCGGCGTCAGTACTGCGGAAGGACAGCCCGTTGCCGGGGGACTTTCCGGGCCGTACCCACCCGCCGTCGGGGTCAAGCGTGCCGTCAAAGAAGAGGTTTTCGATCCGGACGTGGTCGTGGAACCATTCCAGGTGCCGGAAGTTGGGAGTGGCGGCGGCGACGGCGGCGCTCAGGTGGGGTGCGCAGTGCCCCGAAACGTCCAGGCCGTGCGCCGCAGCAACCGCGGCGACGCGCAGCCATTCGCTGATCCCGCCGCACCTGCTGACGTCCGCCTGCAGGCAGTCCACCGCGCCCGCGCCGCACATTCGCTGGAAGTACTGAAGGCCGGTGCCGTACTCACCGGCTGCCACGTCGGCGTCGACGGCGGCGCGTACGGTCCGCAGCCCGGCGAGGTCGTCGCTGGACACGGGTTCTTCGAACCACGTCACGTCTTCATCCGCAACCTCGCGCAGCACCCGGACCGCCTGTTTGACGGTGTAGCCTCCGTTGGCGTCCACGAACAGTTCGGTGCCGGGCCCGACGGCGGCACGTGCCTGCCGGATGCGGTCCAGGTCCCGTGCCACATGGGTTCCGCCGTCCTGCCCGATTTTGATCTTCACGCGCGGGATGTGCAGCTCCTGGGCCCAGCCCTGGAGCTGCTCCCGCAGCTGGCCTTCGGTGTAGGTGGTGAACCCGCCGCTGCCGTAGACGGCAACCCGGTCACGGACTGCGCCGAGAAGCTTGTGCAGCGGCACCTCCAGCAGCCGGGCCTTCAGGTCCCACAGGGCACAGTCGACGGCGGAAACAGCGTAGGACGCCATCCCGGTCCGGCCGGGATTGCGCACCGCCCGGGCCATCGCTGCCGCTGCGGCCGGCACGTCCAAGACATCGATGCCCTCGACGGCGGGGCCGAGCAAACCTTCCACCAGGGCGGCGGCCGGGGCCGGGGCGTACGTCCAGCCCAGGCCACTCTTCCCGCCGCCGTCCGCTTCCACCAGCACCAGGGTGGTGGAGTCCCAGCTGTAGGTGCCGTCCGCTTCGGGCGCGTCGGTGGGCACCGTGTAGGCGCTCGCCCGTACGGCGGTGACCGGGGTGGAGGCAGCCGGCACCGGTCAGCCCTCCTTGTGCGGCAGGAATTCCTGAAGCTTGGTCTTGACCCCTTCCTTCACCACACCCCAGGCGCTGTCATCGCCCTTGATCATGGCTTCTGCCGTCTTCCGCGCCTGCTCCAGGGTGGCATGCGGCGGAATCGGCGGAATGTCGGGGTCGGTGCGGACGTCCAGGACGGTGGGCCGGTCCGCGGCGAGAGCCTTCTCCCAAGCCGGCCAGACGTCGTCGGGATCCTCCACGTGGAGGCCCTGCAAACCCAGGCTTTCGGCGAAGCCCGCGTAGTCGACGTCGGGCAGGGCCTGGGACTCACGGAAGGCGGGCACCCCGCCCATGGCGCGCATCTCCCACGTGACCTGGTTCAGGTCGTTGTTGTGCAGGACAGCCACCACCAGCCGAGGATCGTCCCATTCCCGCCAGTAGTGTTTGACCGTGATGAGCTCAGCCAGCCCGTTCATCTGCATGGCACCGTCACCGGCGAAGGCGATGGCCGGCCGGTTGGGGTAGGCGAACTTGGCACCGATCGCGTAGGGGACGCCGGGCCCCATGGTGGCCAGGTTGCCGGACAGCGAGCCCCGGACGCCGTCCCGGAACTTCAGCTGCCGCGCATACCAGTTTGCCGAGGAACCGGAGTCCGCACTGAGCATCGCGTCCGCGGGCAAGCGTGTGGACAGCTCCGCGAACAGCCGCATGGGGTTGACCGGGTTGGCGCTGACCATGGCTTCGTCGTGCATGGTTTCCCACCAGCGGCTGATGGCTGACTCCAGGTTCTCCTGCCAGGACCGGTCCTGCTTGCGGTCCAGGTGCGGGATCAGGGCACGCAGGGCGGTGGCGGCGTCCGCGATGATGTTGTATTCGTTCGGGTAGCGCAGGCCAATCATTGTGGGGTCGACATCGATCTGCACGCCGCGGGCCTGACCTGGTTCGGGCAGGAACTGCGTGTAGGGGAAGCTGGACCCCACCGTGAGCAGGGTGTCGCAGTCCCGCATCATTTCATAGCTGGGGCGGGTGCCCAGCAGCCCGATGGAGCCGGTGACGTAGGGCAGGTCATCGGGCAACGAGTCCTTGCCCAGCAGGGCCTTGGCCACCCCCGCTCCCAGCAGTTCGGCCACCTCCCGGACCTCAGCGGCAGCCCCGCGGGCTCCCTGCCCGATCAGGATGGCCACCTTCGAACCCTCGTTCAGGAGCTGCGCCGCCGCCCTGATGGCCTCACCGTCCGGCTTGATGTCCGGCCACTGGACGCCGACGCTGGATGGGACCATCTTGAACTCGTGGGTGGGGGCGGCGTACTCGAGTTCCTGCACGTCTGCCGGGATGATTACCGCCGTGGGCGCCCGCCGGGCCTCGGCGATCCGGATGGCCCGGTCGATGACGTTGGGCAGCTGCTGGGGAACGGTGACCATCTGGACGTAGTCAGCAGCCACATCCTTGAAGAGGGTCAGCAGGTCAACCTCCTGCTGGTAGGAGCCACCCATGGCGCTGCGTGCGGTCTGTCCCACGATGGCCACCACCGGTACGTGGTCCAGCTTGGCGTCGTAGAGGCCGTTGAGCACGTGGATCGCCCCGGGGCCGGAGGTGGCCATGCACACGGCCACCCGACCGCCGAATTTGGCGTACCCCACGGCCTCGAACGCCGCCATCTCCTCATGCCTGGCCTGGATGAATTTCGGCTGGTTGTCCGCCTTGCCAAAGGCGGCCAGGATGCCGTTGATGCCGTCTCCGGGGAAACCGAAGACTTTGTCCACACCCCACTCACCCAGCCGGGAGAGCAGGTAGTCGGCCACTGTGGTTGCCATGATCAGTCTTCCTTTGCGCTCATCGGGGCGCCGCTGCGGGCGCCTTGGATCAGGACACGGGCGGCGCGGGCCGCCAGCGCCATGATGGTCAGGGCCGGGTTGGCGCTGCCCTGGGTCGGCAGCACGCTTCCGTCCGTAACCAGCAGGTTGGGCACCGCGAAACTGCGGAGGTTCCGGTCCACCACGCCTTCATCCTCGGCGGCTGACATCCGGGCGCCGCCCACCAGGTGCGCGTAGCGGTTGATGGTGATGACCTCCTCCGCCCCCGCCGCGGTCAGGATTCGTTCCATGACCTCCTGCGCGGCGGACATCAGCTGCCGGTCGTTGTCACACTGGCTGTAGCTGAAGCGCGCAACAGGGATGCCGTGCCGGTCCGTCTCCTCCGCCAGCGTCACCCGGTTTCCCTCGAGGGGGAGGAATTCGCACAGGGCGCCCAGGCACGCCCAGTGCGGGTAGTCGGTCATGTAGCGGCGCAGGGCGGGGCCCCAGTGCCCCTGGGCGGCAACGTGCTCGGCCCAGGTAATGGGCAGCGGGGACACGCTCTGGATGGAGAACCCCCGTTTGTAGGGCTTCCCCGGGTCCGTTTCGTAGAAGTCCTCTGTGCTGACCTCCGGGGGAGGGGCCTTCCACATCCTCACTTCGGCCTGGAACCGGCCCGCGGTTTGCGGGGCACCCTGGACCATCAGGTACCGGCCCACCTGGTCGAAGTCGTTGCACATGCCGTCCGGGAAACGGGATGAAACGGAGTTCAGCAGCAGCCGTGGTGTCTCAATCGAGTACCCGGCCACGGCCACCATCCGGGCCCGCTGGAACTTCGTTATCCCGCCCTGAACGTATTCGACGCCGGTGGCCCGTCCGGTCCGTTCGTCAAAACCGATCCGGGTGGCCATCGAATCCGCGCGGATCTCGGCCCCGTGTGCCAGGGCGTCCGGGACATGCGTGATCAGCGGGGAAGCCTTGGCGTTGACCTTGCAGCCCTGAAGGCAGAAGCCGCGGTAGATGCAGTGCGGGCGGTTGCCGAAGCGGCCGTTCGCGATGGCCACCGGCCCCACCTTTGCCGTGATCCCGCAGGCGTTGGCACCGCGCAGGAACAGTTCGCCGTTGCCGGACACCGGATGCGGCCGGTGCGGGTAGCCGTGCGGGTCACCCCACGGCCAGTGTTCGCCGGCGACGGGCAGCTCGGCCTCGATGTCCTCGTAGTACGGCCGGAGCTCGGCGTAGTTTAGGGGCCAGTCGGCGCCCACCCCGTCCGCACTGAAGGTCCGGAAATCGCTGGGGTGGAATCGCGGCGTGTACCCGGCGAAGTGGATCATGGACCCGCCCACCCCGCGGCCCGAATTGTTTGACCCGAGCGGCACAGGGTCCGTTCCCGTGATCACACGGGGTTCGGTCCAGTACAGGTGATGGGACCCGGCTTCGTCGCTCACCCAGTCCCGCTCCGGTTCCCAGAACGGACCGGCCTCCAGGGCCACGGCCCGCCAGCCCCAGCGCGCCAGACGCTGCAGCAAGGTGGCGCCGCCTGCTCCGCAGCCGACAATAGCGATGTCCACCTCATCGGTTTCGCTGTAACGCCGCATGTCCGCCCGCAGCCGCAGGTTGCTGCCCGGCCCTGCGGGGAGCAGCCACGCCGATTCGTTGCGCTCGCGGACCCTGTTCATTGCTCTGCCCTGCGGGTGGAGCTGCGGGCCGGGTCGGCATCCGGGCGGACGTCCCGTACCTCGAACGGCTCCAGCCGGTCCACGCCCAGGTTCTTGTACCCCCTCGGATACGCCGGCCCGGCGAATCCGATTTCGTCCCAGGCCAGGGGATGGGAGTAGAAGGCGGTGCAGGCGTACCGGGTCCAGAGGCTCCACACCCGGTCTGCCGGCAGGCCGTGCCAAAGCTCCTGGTGCAGGTCGCAGACGTCCTGCAGGAGTTGGGCCTGCTCAACCGGGTCCAGCAGCGCGAACGTGCAGCCTGCGCGGGAGCCGGCCTCGCGGTCCAACGCAGCCAGCGTGGCCCGCCACGCCTCGCCGTCGCGCGGCATGTTGTCATAGTGCCAGCCATCGGTTTGTTCCTCCGCCAGGCGGGCGTCCACCATGTTCACCACCGGCACGCGCGGTTCACCCCGCTGGGCCAGCAACTGGTCGAAGAGGGCGCGCCCCGCGGCCTCTTCCGCAGGCGTAAAGAAGCGGACGTCCGGTGGCCGGCCCAGGCGGGATTCGACGACGGCGGCCGTGGTCCGGTCCCAATGGTCCGCCTGGGCAAGGGTGCTGAAGCCCGGGTAGCGTCCGCCGCCGTCGGGCCGTTCCAGCGGCAGCCGGCTCACGGCTCGCGCCTGAGGACCGAGGCCAGGAGGCCCATCCCACCCACCAGGGTGACCAGCAGCGGCGCGAACAGGGGCGGGCCCATCTCCAGGTTGTAGCGCAGGTTGGACAGGCCGCCGGGCTTCTGCCGGATCCCCCGCAGATGCAGCCAGGTTCCCTGCAGCCCGTTGGCGACGATGGCCGCGCTCGCCAGCGGCAGTGCGGTTTTGGCCATGCCCTGGCTGAAGACACCCGCCACGCCCGCGGCGGCACCCACCGGGCCCAGGACCACGGGGACCCACATCCACTTGTTGCCGAAACTGGCTTTGTCATGTTCAAGGTAGATTTCCGCTGCCGTGACCAGGGCGCCGGCCGCCGTCAGGCCCGACAGGGAGCGTTCGAACCGCCCGGTCTGCACGTTCCGGATGAGCCGGTCGATGCCGTGGACCGTGCCGGTGACCGGATCCGTTGGTTGTCTGGTCTTCATGATGCTCCTTGTCCGCGGGGCCGGCCTCCTGTTGGGGGTGCCTGCCCGCTCTGCCGTGGCGTCCGGTACTTGGCTTGACTCCGCGCAACCTTTGCAGTCCGGTAACTAACCGGGGAAACTAATGCGTATGGACACACCTGCCGCATCGGAAACCCCCAGGGCGCCGGGAAGCCGGGAAGTTGAAGCAGTGCTGGCTGCCGCGGACGTACTTCTGCGGGTCGTGGCCAGTTCGGTGGCCGAGGTGGAAGACATCGTCAACACGCCGCAGTTGCGCGTGCTGGTCCGTATCCACGTCCTCGGGCCCCAGAACCTGGGCGGCGTGGCCGCCGAACTGGGCGTCCACGCTTCGAACGCCACCCGCATCTGCGACCGCCTGGTGGCGGCGGGCCTGCTTGAACGCCGCGAGGATCCTGCGGACCGGCGGTACATCGTCCTGGAGCTGACCGGGAAGGGACAAACCCTGGTCAACACCGTGCTGGAGCACCGGCGGCAGGCCATCGCCGACGTGATTTCGCGGATGCCGGCCGGGCGCCGCCCTGCACTGGCTGCGGCGATGGAGGCCTTCGCCGCCGCCGCCGGGGGCCACGGGACGTCCGACGGCCGTTTTACGCTGGGGGCCGGCGCCTGAACGGGCCGGGACCGGGAGTGGCAACCCATACCTCCATTGAACGGCGGTAATTGCGGTGACGCAATAGTTGGCGGAAAGCACCGGAATGCTTGGGCTGCCACGGCGCCGGGTGCGCTGTTCATGTCCGTTCAGGTCCCTTGCCGCGGAGTGATGCCCCACTGACCCGTATGGGACTGCCCGGCATGGAGGGTGATCAGCCCCTCGCCCGAATTGAACGCGTCCGGAGCGCATGTCATTGGCTCGACGCCCAGGCCTGTCCGCCGCCGGTCGGGCTGGGGGAGGGTGTCCCCGGTGAAGATCTCCAGGTACGGGTACGTTTCGTCCGCCCAGAGCTCCACCGCCGCGGAGCTGTCGGGCCGCACGAGCCTCACCCGCGCCCGCCCGTCCGCGTCCCGGATCAGGTCCGTATAGGCGACGTCGATGTGCCGGGCGCCGAGCTGCCGGAGCTCACGCAGGTCATACTCCGTGCCGTCCACCCGCTCATGGGCCGTCGGAATGCCCCGGTCATCCACTGGCAGGAAGGTCCGCCCCGGCACCTCGACCAATCCCGCGTCGATGGTCCCGCCCGCCAGTCCCAGGCTCAGGTAGGGGTGCGCCCCGGTGCCAAAGGGGCACGGGTCCGGGCTCCGGTTGGTGACTGTCGTGCGCACGCTCAGCCCGCCGTCGTCGAGCCCGTAGTCCAGGCTGCAGTCAAGCACCCATGGCCACCCCTGGCAGGAATGCAGCGTGTAAGCGAAGGAAATGCTGTCCTCCGATTGTTCCCGGACCTCCCAGTTCCGCCAGCGGGTAAGCCCATGGATGGCCCCGCTTTTCTCCGGCTCGCTGAGGTCCAGCTGATAGGTGCCGCCGTCCCACTCATACCTGCCGTTCCTGATCCGATTGGGCCACGGAATAAGGGATTGTCCCCTGGCTCCCGTGCACATCTCCTCAGGACCGTATCCGTCCAGGAGGGGGCGTCCGTCCAGGAAATACCCGCGCAAAGCCCCGCCTACCTCCGTCAGCTGTGCGCTCTGCCGGCCGTGCCGGATTTCGTATTGCCGGCCGGAGGGGAGCAGCTGGCCGCTGTTCCGCTCTGGCCCCTGCCGGGGCTTGGCGGGGGAGGAGGTCCTGGCTTCGGGGTTCATGACTGCCTCTTTATCCTGCCGCCGTCCGCCTGGAGTTCCAGGACCACCTTGACGTCGTGGGGATGGTGGTCGAAAGCCCCGGCGAAGTTGCCTAGCGGCACGCGGCGGGTGATGAGCCGCCGCAACCAGTCCGTGTCAGCAGCTGCCAGCGCCTTGGCGCCGGCGTCGTAGTGGCGCCGGTTGGCGTTGACGCTGCCAAAGACCACGCCGTTCATCAGCACCTCCTCGCGGTTCAGGGCGCCTACATCAACCCCTGTCCGCTTCCCGGTGCCGGAGACGCCGGTCAGGCACGTAATCGCGTCCTGGGCGCGGCAGCGCAGCGCATCGAGCACCACGGCGGTAACGCCCGTGCATTCGACCGTGACATCCGGTTTGAGGCCGGAGTCGGGAAGGGACTCGCTGTGATAGGTGGCGCCCAGATCCCGGACCAGCCCCGGTTTCGGGCCGTCCGTGACGACGTCGAAGACATGGACGTCCAGGCCCTGCTGGACACCCAGGAGGGCCGCAAGCAGGCCAACAGGTCCGGCTCCGGTTACGACAGCCAGGTGGGGATCGAAGTAGGCGCGCTGCCCGATCCGGCCGATCTGCTCCCAGGCTTTGGCCACGATGGTGGTGGGCTCCAGCAGCACGCCTGCCTCTTCCATCCCCGCGTCCAGTTTCACCATGGCCTGCGGTTCTGCGCGCCACCGCTCCCGGGCAAACCCGTCCCGGCCTTTGATGCCGTGCTCGGTGTACTTGCCGTTCAGGCACATATCCCACTCGCCGGCAGCGCAGGCTTTGCACGGTTCAGGGTCCGGCCGGCGGACAATGCCCACCACCAGGTCCCCTTCCGTCAGGCCGGAGTCCCGGGGAGCCTCCCGGACCCGGCCCAGGTTTTCATGGCCAAGAACCAGGTAGTCCTGGCCGGGCGGAGCCTCCCCGTACGCCGCCGCGATGATTTCGGTGTCGGTGCCGCACAGGCCAACGGCGAGGGCTTCAACCAGGACCGGCCCCTGGCTGTCCGGTGGTTCCGGGATGCCGCGAAGCTGTAGTGAGTCCTTTTTCCCTGGCGTAACCGTCAATGCTTGCATGTGCTTCTCCTTCAAGCGAAGGGTCATCTACCGCCAGTCTCCCGCGATATTTGCGCTAGCGCAACGGAATTTTGTGCGAGCCTGCCGCGCACGACTGGGAACCGGTCCGTGGCGGCCGGGCTGGGCGTGTCGTGTCTAAACGACAGCGGCCAGCAGCAAGGTGAGCACGAACCCGACGATGGAGATCAGCGTTTCCATGACGGACCAGGTCTTGATCGTTTGTCCTACGGTCAGCCCGAAGTATTCCTTGACCAGCCAAAAACCCGCGTCGTTGACATGGGAAAAGAACAGCGACCCGGCACCAATGGCGAGCACAACGAGCGCTATTTGAGCCGGAGGCAGCCCGGTTGCCACGGGCGCGATGATGCCTGCCGCCGTTACCGTCGCTACCGTTGCCGAACCTGTTGCCAGCCGAATGAGCACAGCGATGATCCATCCCAGCACCAGGGCGGACAGGCTGGCTGCCACGGCGATCTTGGCGATGGCCGTACCGGTGCCGCCGTCGACCAGAACCTGCTTGAAGCCGCCGCCTGCGCCGACGATGAGCATCACCCCGACAATCGGCAACAGGCTCTGGCCGATCTTCTTCGTCAGAACCGACGCCGAGAAGCCCACCCTTGTGCCGAAGGTAACCATGGCCAGGAGCACCGCCACCAGCAGGGCAAAGACCGGATCGCCGATGAAGTCCAGCAGCGGCCGCAGCGGGTCGCCTTTGTCCATCCAAATGTCCGCCCCGGCTTTGATCAGCATGAGCACCAGCGGGGACAACAGGGTCACCAGGGTCCAGGCGAAGGATGGACTGCGGGTGGCGTCGGGATCCTGAGCCTTGGCCAGGGGCGCGTCACCACCCCGCGGATCACCCCGGCGCGGACTGGCGGGTTGAGCACCCGAAACTGGAAGCTCCGAATTTTGTGCGTTGCCGCCGGCACCGACTGTCACGGCCAGTCCCGCCCCGGCGGCACCAATGGGTACCAGCCGCGCGGCAAGACGGCCAAACAAGGGACCGGCGATAATGACGGTTGGAACCGCAATCAGGAGGCCGAAGGCAAGGGTCACACCGACGTTGGCGTGCAGGATGCCGATCGCGGCCAAGGGGCCCGGATGCGGCGGGATGAATCCGTGGAGCACAGACAGGCCTGCCAGGGCCGGAATGCCGAGCAGCATGGCCGGCCCCTTGGAACGGTGCACGGCCAGCATCACAACCGGTATGAGCAGCACCAGGCCGATCTCGAAAAACATGGGGATGCCGATGATGCCGGCGATCAGCGCCATCTTCCAGGGCAGCGTTGCCGGCCGGCCGTGGAGGAGGGTATCCACGATCTTGTCCGCCCCGCCGGAATCTGCCAACAGCTTGCCCAGCATGGCTCCGAGTGCGATGAGGACGCCGACGTAGCCAAGCACACCGCCGACCCCGTTTTCGTAGGAGGTGGTCACTTTGTCCAGCGCAATGCCGGAGGCGATGCCCACGAAGAGCGCCCCAATACTCAGGGCCAGGAAAGCGTGCATTTTCGCCCAGACGATCAGCAGGACAACAATCGCAATGCCGATGGCTGCAACGACAAGAACCTGGGTGTCATGGCCGTTCCATGGCTGGTTCATGAGGTCCGTGGTGCTGTCTGTGGCGACCCGGGTAGCGGGCCCGACGAGGCTGAGGCTTCCGTTCATGGCGCTCCTCCGTTCAGCTCGGTTTCAGGCCGAGCTGATCGATGATTTGTTGGGCAATCACTCCGGGATTCGGTCCGACATCGACGCGGATTCCGGGCTCATCCTGGGTTAGCTCCTCGAGGTCGGCGAACTGACTCGACAACAGGCTCGCGGGCATGAAATGCGCGTGCCGCCCGGCCAGCCGCTCGCCGATCGTTGTCTCGGAGCCGGACAGGAAAACGAAGACGACGCCGGATCGCCGCCGGTTAATAATCTTCCGGTAAGAGCGCTTGAGCGCCGAACACGTGATGACCCCGTTTTCCCCCTGATCCAGCCTCCGCTCGACCCAGCCGGCAACCTTCTCCAGCCACGGATATCTGTCTTCATCCGTCAGTGGATGTCCTGCGGTCATCTTCTCGATATTTGCGCGGGGGTGCAGCGCGTCGCCTTCTTCGAAGGCCCAGCCCAGCCGGCCGGCAAGGAGTGCGCCAACGGTGGATTTGCCGGACCCGGAGACGCCCATGACAACCAGTACCACCGGTTCAGCCAGGGGAGCCGTCGGCGCGACGCGCGGGTCCATGGAGCCATCTTGGCAGCACCGGAGCCCGGGCGCCAGAGCACAGGTCCATGCCATCGGCACGGACCTGGCAACCGTGGGTCACTGCGCTTTTAACCTGGTCGCCTCCTGCCGTTGACTCTGTTCAGAGCCGCGAGGAGACTTTTATTTCGGGGGGGTGCCTCGTCGAAAGGAGCCCCAAATGCCGTGGCATGTCGAGGGTACCTATTTTGAGAACTGCAATTGCGACATGGCCTGCCCGTGCACCCTTTCAGGGCTAACGGCACCGGCCGATAACGAACGCTGCAACCTGGCCCTGGCCTTCCATGTCGAAACCGGCGAAGTGAACGGTGTCGAGGTGGGTGGTCTGACGGTCTGCGTTGTGGCCGATACTCCTGCCCTGATGAGTGATGGGGGCTGGAAAGTCGGAGTTCTGATGGACGCCGCAGCCTCGGCTGAGCAGGCCGAGGCGCTCGGTGCGGTCTTTGGCGGCCAGCTCGGCGGACCGATGGAAGGCCTCGCCCCCTTGATCGGCGAAATGGCCGGCATGGAGTCCCTAAAGATGGCCTACACCGACGACGGGCGTATCCACCAGGTCCAGGTTGGCAGTGCCGTGGACATAGTGGTGGAGGACTTTGTGTCTCCCCTGGATTCCACAGGACAAGGCGTGAAAGTCAGTGGCGTCGGGTTCCCGGCAGACACCCTGGCTTCCGGCACCTCCAGCACCGCCCGCGTCGACGTGTTCGGAATGACGTGGGACAACAGCGGGAAGAACTCCTACTCCGCCCCGTTCGCCTGGTCCGCTTAAGTGCCGGGCAGGGCCGGCCTTTCAGTCAGCCACCATGCAGCCGAG
The window above is part of the Pseudarthrobacter sp. IC2-21 genome. Proteins encoded here:
- a CDS encoding gluconokinase encodes the protein MDPRVAPTAPLAEPVVLVVMGVSGSGKSTVGALLAGRLGWAFEEGDALHPRANIEKMTAGHPLTDEDRYPWLEKVAGWVERRLDQGENGVITCSALKRSYRKIINRRRSGVVFVFLSGSETTIGERLAGRHAHFMPASLLSSQFADLEELTQDEPGIRVDVGPNPGVIAQQIIDQLGLKPS
- a CDS encoding SLC13 family permease — protein: MNQPWNGHDTQVLVVAAIGIAIVVLLIVWAKMHAFLALSIGALFVGIASGIALDKVTTSYENGVGGVLGYVGVLIALGAMLGKLLADSGGADKIVDTLLHGRPATLPWKMALIAGIIGIPMFFEIGLVLLIPVVMLAVHRSKGPAMLLGIPALAGLSVLHGFIPPHPGPLAAIGILHANVGVTLAFGLLIAVPTVIIAGPLFGRLAARLVPIGAAGAGLAVTVGAGGNAQNSELPVSGAQPASPRRGDPRGGDAPLAKAQDPDATRSPSFAWTLVTLLSPLVLMLIKAGADIWMDKGDPLRPLLDFIGDPVFALLVAVLLAMVTFGTRVGFSASVLTKKIGQSLLPIVGVMLIVGAGGGFKQVLVDGGTGTAIAKIAVAASLSALVLGWIIAVLIRLATGSATVATVTAAGIIAPVATGLPPAQIALVVLAIGAGSLFFSHVNDAGFWLVKEYFGLTVGQTIKTWSVMETLISIVGFVLTLLLAAVV
- a CDS encoding aldose 1-epimerase family protein encodes the protein MNPEARTSSPAKPRQGPERNSGQLLPSGRQYEIRHGRQSAQLTEVGGALRGYFLDGRPLLDGYGPEEMCTGARGQSLIPWPNRIRNGRYEWDGGTYQLDLSEPEKSGAIHGLTRWRNWEVREQSEDSISFAYTLHSCQGWPWVLDCSLDYGLDDGGLSVRTTVTNRSPDPCPFGTGAHPYLSLGLAGGTIDAGLVEVPGRTFLPVDDRGIPTAHERVDGTEYDLRELRQLGARHIDVAYTDLIRDADGRARVRLVRPDSSAAVELWADETYPYLEIFTGDTLPQPDRRRTGLGVEPMTCAPDAFNSGEGLITLHAGQSHTGQWGITPRQGT
- a CDS encoding glucose 1-dehydrogenase, yielding MQALTVTPGKKDSLQLRGIPEPPDSQGPVLVEALAVGLCGTDTEIIAAAYGEAPPGQDYLVLGHENLGRVREAPRDSGLTEGDLVVGIVRRPDPEPCKACAAGEWDMCLNGKYTEHGIKGRDGFARERWRAEPQAMVKLDAGMEEAGVLLEPTTIVAKAWEQIGRIGQRAYFDPHLAVVTGAGPVGLLAALLGVQQGLDVHVFDVVTDGPKPGLVRDLGATYHSESLPDSGLKPDVTVECTGVTAVVLDALRCRAQDAITCLTGVSGTGKRTGVDVGALNREEVLMNGVVFGSVNANRRHYDAGAKALAAADTDWLRRLITRRVPLGNFAGAFDHHPHDVKVVLELQADGGRIKRQS
- a CDS encoding DUF1326 domain-containing protein; the encoded protein is MPWHVEGTYFENCNCDMACPCTLSGLTAPADNERCNLALAFHVETGEVNGVEVGGLTVCVVADTPALMSDGGWKVGVLMDAAASAEQAEALGAVFGGQLGGPMEGLAPLIGEMAGMESLKMAYTDDGRIHQVQVGSAVDIVVEDFVSPLDSTGQGVKVSGVGFPADTLASGTSSTARVDVFGMTWDNSGKNSYSAPFAWSA